A part of Larkinella insperata genomic DNA contains:
- a CDS encoding phosphatase PAP2 family protein yields the protein MKTSIKQIKKIGLGLSLVALLGACDKTIDEPQRDSYTPISTDEKAGTWKTYLLSSSSEIAVAEPKAVSSPEYIAELASLKQQSASLTKEQREAVEYWGAGAVYRWNEIARELSARYNIPPAYNAEGKYPVPDPANPLADPKFPFANPPYASRALAYLSVAQYDALVAAWNFKYQFKRPAPSKTDATIKAALPVSEIPTYPSEDAVVAAASLTILKAMFPGEVPFLEAKMKQHRDSRVWAGMNVESDLTAGAALGNAVAAKVMGRAKTDGMSAANNQALTAGMITKARERGLREAWVSQELPARPPMLPNYGAVLPWNFDQATVVALRAVPPPALDSEEFKRDIDELRKIQKNQTREQARIANYWSDGAGSYTPPGHWHRTAANVSHEAKHSEVRMARTLALLGTAEMDAAIVCWDTKYYYYYPRPQQFGVKTSVGLPNFPSYTSGHSTFSGAAATVLAHLFPDQATTFQKQAEEASVSRIYGLIHYRFDCEEGLKAGEKVGNYAIARAKADGAAL from the coding sequence ATGAAAACCTCGATTAAACAAATAAAAAAAATCGGTCTGGGACTGAGCCTGGTGGCCCTGCTGGGCGCGTGTGATAAAACGATCGATGAACCCCAGCGGGATAGTTACACCCCCATTTCAACCGATGAAAAGGCCGGGACCTGGAAAACGTACCTGCTTTCTTCATCCTCCGAAATTGCGGTGGCCGAACCCAAAGCCGTTTCTTCGCCGGAATACATCGCCGAACTGGCTAGTCTGAAACAACAGTCGGCCAGTTTGACCAAAGAACAGCGCGAAGCGGTGGAATACTGGGGAGCCGGAGCCGTGTACCGCTGGAACGAGATTGCCCGCGAACTCTCGGCCCGCTACAACATCCCCCCGGCTTACAACGCTGAAGGTAAATACCCGGTGCCCGACCCGGCGAATCCGCTGGCCGATCCGAAGTTTCCGTTTGCCAATCCGCCCTATGCCTCCCGGGCGCTGGCGTACCTGAGCGTAGCCCAGTACGACGCGCTGGTAGCCGCCTGGAATTTCAAATACCAGTTTAAACGGCCCGCACCGTCCAAAACCGACGCGACGATCAAAGCCGCTTTACCGGTTTCGGAGATTCCGACTTACCCTTCTGAAGATGCCGTGGTAGCAGCCGCTTCGCTTACCATTCTGAAGGCCATGTTCCCGGGTGAAGTGCCATTTCTGGAAGCGAAAATGAAGCAGCACCGGGATAGCCGCGTGTGGGCCGGGATGAATGTAGAGAGTGATCTGACGGCTGGGGCGGCCCTCGGAAATGCCGTTGCGGCCAAAGTAATGGGGCGCGCCAAAACCGACGGTATGTCGGCGGCCAACAACCAAGCGCTGACGGCCGGAATGATTACAAAAGCCAGAGAACGGGGCCTGCGGGAAGCCTGGGTGAGCCAGGAATTGCCGGCCCGCCCGCCGATGCTGCCCAATTACGGAGCCGTTCTGCCCTGGAATTTCGATCAGGCCACTGTCGTGGCGCTGCGGGCCGTACCGCCCCCGGCGCTGGACAGCGAAGAGTTTAAGAGAGATATAGACGAGCTGAGAAAGATCCAGAAAAACCAGACCCGCGAGCAGGCCCGGATCGCCAACTACTGGTCCGATGGAGCCGGAAGCTACACCCCGCCCGGTCACTGGCACCGCACGGCGGCCAACGTAAGCCACGAAGCCAAGCACAGCGAAGTCCGGATGGCTCGTACGCTGGCCCTGCTGGGAACGGCCGAAATGGATGCCGCCATCGTTTGCTGGGATACGAAATATTACTACTACTACCCACGGCCGCAGCAGTTCGGGGTGAAAACGTCGGTCGGTTTGCCCAACTTCCCCTCGTACACGTCCGGCCACTCGACCTTCTCGGGGGCAGCTGCAACGGTGCTGGCTCACCTATTCCCGGATCAGGCGACAACTTTCCAGAAGCAGGCGGAGGAGGCATCCGTATCGCGGATTTATGGCCTGATTCATTACCGTTTCGATTGCGAAGAAGGGCTGAAAGCGGGTGAGAAAGTAGGAAACTATGCCATTGCCCGGGCGAAAGCCGACGGCGCGGCTTTGTAA
- a CDS encoding ATP-dependent Clp protease adaptor ClpS, whose amino-acid sequence MQPFEENDVEVLEEVIDTDLFNLVVFNDDVNTFDHVIDTLIDVCDHTPEQAEQCTIIIHYKGKCRVKNGSWEELVPKRNEICRRGISAEVLK is encoded by the coding sequence ATGCAACCGTTCGAAGAAAACGATGTCGAGGTATTGGAAGAAGTCATTGACACCGATCTGTTTAATCTGGTGGTTTTCAACGACGATGTAAATACCTTCGATCACGTCATTGATACGCTTATTGACGTGTGTGACCATACCCCCGAGCAGGCCGAACAATGCACGATCATTATCCACTATAAGGGAAAATGCCGGGTTAAAAACGGGTCCTGGGAAGAGCTTGTTCCCAAGCGCAACGAAATCTGCCGCCGTGGCATTTCCGCGGAAGTTTTGAAATAA
- a CDS encoding carboxymuconolactone decarboxylase family protein: MPHIPLPDHLPGITGLLEYRLDTAGPIRELTQILLRGESTLTPGERELIAALVSSRNQTRFCTAAHTKAADLLLGENETAWLVKQDYEAAPVSEKMKALLAIAARAQNSGKDVTPEAVERAKQAGATDREIHDTVLITALFCLYNKYVDGMATVTPTDPAYYQRLGERIVKGYRRPENGFPVPPTT; this comes from the coding sequence ATGCCACACATACCCCTTCCTGACCATTTGCCGGGCATCACGGGCCTGCTCGAATACCGCCTGGATACGGCCGGGCCGATTCGGGAATTAACCCAGATTCTGCTGCGCGGGGAATCGACCCTGACGCCGGGCGAGCGCGAACTGATTGCTGCGCTGGTGTCGTCGCGCAACCAGACCCGCTTCTGTACGGCCGCCCACACCAAAGCCGCCGACTTGTTGCTGGGCGAAAACGAAACCGCGTGGCTGGTGAAGCAGGATTACGAAGCTGCGCCGGTGAGCGAGAAAATGAAAGCCCTGCTGGCGATTGCGGCCCGGGCGCAGAACAGCGGAAAAGATGTCACGCCCGAAGCTGTTGAACGGGCCAAACAGGCCGGCGCCACCGACCGGGAAATTCACGATACGGTATTGATAACGGCCCTGTTCTGTCTGTACAACAAGTACGTCGACGGCATGGCTACCGTCACGCCAACTGATCCGGCGTATTACCAGCGGCTGGGCGAACGCATCGTCAAGGGCTATCGACGCCCGGAAAACGGCTTCCCGGTACCACCAACAACCTAG
- a CDS encoding sodium:solute symporter, with the protein MNPNIALTILIAYFAMLILVSWYTARGADTNTFFTANRQTPWYLVAFAMIGTSLSGVTFISVPGAVGAKAFSYFQVILGNIVGYYVIATVLMPLYYRMNLISIYGYLEKRFGFWSYKTGAGFFLLARTVGSAIRLYIAAGVLQIAIFNSFDIPFEVSVAITILLIWLYTFKGGVKTIIVTDTLQTTFLVTAVVLTIILISRELGLGFGEMVSTISQSDYSQIFFWDANDPKNFFKQFISGVFIAIVMTGLDQDLMQKNLTCKNIGEAQKNMLWFTVTFSIVVFLFLSLGALLYIYANSKGIATPAKTDDLYPMLALNHFGMVVGITFLLGITAATYASSDSALTALTTSFCIDFMNVENRPETERARIKHWVHIGFSILFFVVIIIFNRLNSQDVVTAVFDLAGYTYGPLLGLYAFGLFTNRPVRDGWVPLICLASPFLTLFVNNHSAEWFDGYKFGFERLVLNGVFTFLGLWAVSRRKPVNEPVAV; encoded by the coding sequence ATGAATCCCAACATCGCGTTAACCATATTAATCGCCTACTTTGCCATGCTCATTCTGGTGTCGTGGTACACCGCCAGAGGGGCCGATACAAACACATTTTTCACGGCTAACCGGCAGACTCCCTGGTACTTGGTAGCGTTTGCGATGATCGGTACCTCCCTGTCAGGGGTGACGTTTATTTCGGTGCCGGGCGCCGTCGGCGCAAAGGCGTTTTCTTATTTCCAGGTGATACTCGGCAACATCGTCGGCTACTACGTCATTGCGACGGTTCTGATGCCGCTCTACTACCGGATGAACCTGATTTCCATTTACGGCTACCTCGAAAAACGGTTTGGATTCTGGTCGTATAAAACCGGAGCGGGTTTTTTTCTGCTGGCCCGGACGGTGGGCTCGGCCATCCGGCTCTACATTGCGGCCGGGGTGCTGCAAATTGCCATTTTCAACAGTTTCGACATCCCGTTTGAAGTATCGGTTGCCATCACGATTTTGCTGATCTGGCTGTACACCTTCAAAGGGGGCGTTAAAACCATCATCGTGACCGACACGCTCCAGACTACTTTTCTGGTCACCGCCGTCGTGCTGACAATCATACTGATCTCGCGGGAGCTGGGGCTGGGCTTCGGCGAGATGGTTTCCACAATTTCCCAAAGCGACTACTCCCAAATCTTTTTCTGGGATGCCAACGACCCTAAAAACTTCTTCAAACAGTTTATCTCCGGCGTGTTTATCGCCATTGTGATGACGGGTCTGGATCAGGATCTGATGCAGAAAAACCTGACCTGCAAGAACATCGGAGAAGCTCAGAAAAACATGCTCTGGTTTACGGTAACGTTCTCCATTGTGGTTTTTCTGTTTTTGTCGCTGGGGGCGTTGCTCTACATTTACGCCAATAGCAAGGGCATTGCGACGCCCGCCAAAACCGATGATCTGTACCCGATGCTGGCGCTCAATCACTTCGGGATGGTAGTCGGCATCACGTTCTTGCTGGGCATCACGGCGGCCACCTACGCCAGTTCCGACTCTGCCCTGACGGCATTGACAACTTCGTTCTGCATCGACTTTATGAACGTGGAAAACCGGCCGGAAACCGAGCGGGCCCGCATCAAGCACTGGGTTCACATCGGGTTTTCAATCCTGTTTTTCGTGGTGATCATTATCTTCAACCGGCTGAACAGCCAGGACGTCGTGACGGCGGTTTTCGATCTGGCGGGTTATACCTACGGGCCACTGCTGGGTCTGTATGCGTTCGGGCTGTTTACCAACCGCCCCGTTCGCGACGGTTGGGTACCACTGATCTGTCTCGCTTCCCCTTTTCTGACGTTGTTCGTCAACAACCACTCTGCGGAGTGGTTTGACGGGTATAAATTTGGTTTTGAGCGCCTGGTGCTCAATGGCGTGTTTACCTTCCTCGGTTTGTGGGCTGTGTCGCGCAGGAAACCCGTTAACGAGCCGGTAGCGGTATAG
- a CDS encoding TonB-dependent receptor, with the protein MQSKQLYHLCTFLLLFLVNGAVYAQQVRLSGTLTDAETRTPLVGASVVIRDQLSGTVTDATGQFSLLTNRRGPWTLVVSMVGYEKQQIPVASADQPIPVSLKASTQVLQDVVVAASRVEENILQAPVSIEKMDIRAIRETPSATFYEGINNLKGVDMVTSGLTYKQINTRGFASTGNSRFLQLIDGIDNQPAGFGFSVGNMFGLSDLDVESVELVPGAASALYGPAAFNGALLMHSKDPFQYQGLSAQAKVGVNHLNDPNTGAALYHDYALRYAKVFNNKLAFKLNASYLHGLDWFATDYTDVDATTPNELKGRSNPAYNGLNVYGDEVNRTITGIGKVARTGYEERSLTDYNVYSLKLNGALHYRITPNLEAIYSYNCAKGIANYTGSNRFSVNGFSLIQHRVELRGANFFVRWYTNQEDSHDSYNTRSLGQQINRTWVRDLNGNVVPANQADEMWFTRYTTAYQGKAPGVTASNHAAARGFADQGRYLPGSPEFEREKTRLEGIQGLAGAGILSQTKMHHTDAQYNFSSALEKAGLSKTELLAGGNFRQYSLFTNGTLFDDRGGRILYYEYGAFLQASQRLFADKLKLTVSGRYDKNQNFAGYFTPRASAVFSPTPAHSFRASFQTGFRNPTPSDQFIKLNVGPITILGGAPSNSAGMNVYENSINSPTVGGFVNGFLADVQTGKTPQQAVMANKDKLQKSNVAYIRPEKVQSFEVGYRGLLNNRVAVDANYYFGEYQNFILNQVVIRPDSPVLGSDGQINPAAAQDILNSKYQVFQLYTNASDRVTAQGATLGLTYFVPGGYTIGGNGTWSAFDLKGANPNNIPAFNTPRYKTNVTVGNRNLGRNLGFNVAWHWQDSFDWVGSFNDLRPGRIQAYHLLDAQVTYRLPALKTALKVGASNLTNRYVVQAYGSPAVGGLYYVSLTFDQNMR; encoded by the coding sequence ATGCAATCCAAGCAACTCTACCATCTCTGTACATTCTTACTGCTCTTTCTTGTGAACGGGGCCGTTTACGCCCAGCAGGTGCGCCTTTCGGGCACGCTGACCGATGCCGAAACCAGAACCCCGCTGGTCGGAGCCAGTGTTGTCATCCGGGATCAACTCAGCGGTACCGTAACGGACGCAACCGGTCAATTCTCGCTTCTGACCAACCGCCGGGGGCCGTGGACACTGGTCGTTTCGATGGTGGGGTATGAAAAACAGCAAATTCCGGTCGCCAGCGCCGATCAACCCATTCCGGTCTCCCTGAAAGCCAGCACGCAGGTGTTACAGGACGTAGTGGTGGCGGCTTCGCGGGTGGAGGAAAACATTCTGCAGGCCCCCGTGAGTATTGAAAAAATGGACATCCGGGCCATTCGCGAAACGCCATCCGCCACGTTTTACGAAGGAATCAACAACCTCAAGGGCGTCGATATGGTCACCAGCGGGCTGACCTACAAGCAAATCAATACGCGCGGGTTTGCCAGCACGGGCAACAGCCGGTTTTTGCAGCTCATCGACGGAATCGACAACCAACCGGCCGGTTTTGGCTTCTCGGTCGGCAACATGTTTGGTCTGTCGGATCTGGACGTGGAAAGCGTCGAACTGGTACCGGGAGCGGCTTCGGCGCTGTACGGACCGGCAGCTTTCAACGGCGCGCTGCTGATGCATTCGAAGGATCCGTTTCAGTACCAGGGCCTTAGCGCCCAGGCCAAAGTCGGAGTCAATCACCTCAACGACCCCAACACCGGCGCGGCTCTCTACCACGATTATGCGTTGCGGTACGCTAAAGTGTTTAACAACAAACTGGCTTTCAAGCTAAACGCGTCGTACCTGCACGGACTGGACTGGTTTGCAACGGATTACACCGACGTCGATGCCACCACGCCCAACGAGCTGAAAGGTCGCAGCAATCCGGCTTACAACGGGTTGAACGTGTATGGCGATGAGGTAAACCGAACCATTACCGGCATTGGCAAGGTGGCCCGCACCGGCTACGAAGAACGGTCTCTGACCGATTACAACGTCTACAGCCTGAAACTGAACGGCGCCCTGCACTACCGGATCACCCCCAACCTCGAAGCGATTTATTCGTACAATTGCGCCAAAGGCATCGCCAATTACACGGGCAGCAACCGGTTTTCGGTCAACGGTTTTTCGCTGATTCAACACCGGGTTGAACTGCGGGGCGCCAACTTTTTTGTCCGCTGGTACACCAATCAGGAAGACTCCCACGACTCCTACAACACCCGTTCGCTGGGCCAGCAGATCAACCGGACGTGGGTGCGCGATCTGAACGGCAACGTCGTTCCGGCCAATCAGGCGGACGAAATGTGGTTTACGCGCTACACCACGGCTTATCAGGGCAAGGCGCCGGGGGTAACGGCTTCCAACCACGCAGCCGCCCGCGGTTTTGCCGATCAGGGACGGTATTTGCCCGGTTCGCCGGAGTTTGAACGGGAGAAAACCCGACTGGAAGGCATTCAGGGGCTGGCCGGGGCCGGAATCCTGAGCCAGACGAAAATGCACCATACCGATGCACAATACAATTTCTCGTCCGCGTTGGAAAAAGCCGGTTTGTCCAAAACCGAACTGCTGGCGGGGGGCAATTTTCGGCAGTACAGCCTGTTTACCAACGGAACGTTGTTCGACGACAGGGGCGGGCGGATTTTGTACTACGAATACGGCGCATTTTTACAGGCCAGCCAGCGACTTTTCGCCGACAAGCTGAAACTGACGGTGTCGGGGCGGTACGACAAAAACCAGAATTTTGCGGGGTATTTTACGCCCCGTGCGTCGGCGGTTTTCTCGCCCACGCCGGCGCACAGCTTCCGGGCATCGTTTCAGACGGGCTTCCGAAATCCGACACCAAGCGATCAGTTTATCAAACTCAACGTCGGTCCGATCACCATTCTGGGCGGGGCACCCTCCAACAGCGCGGGCATGAACGTCTACGAAAACTCGATCAACTCACCGACGGTCGGCGGGTTCGTCAACGGGTTCCTGGCCGATGTGCAGACGGGTAAAACGCCCCAGCAGGCAGTCATGGCGAATAAAGACAAGCTGCAAAAATCGAACGTTGCCTACATCAGGCCCGAGAAAGTGCAGAGTTTTGAGGTCGGTTACCGCGGCTTGCTGAACAACCGCGTGGCCGTCGATGCCAACTACTATTTCGGCGAATACCAGAATTTCATCCTGAACCAGGTAGTCATCCGGCCCGACAGTCCGGTGCTGGGCAGCGACGGGCAGATCAATCCCGCGGCCGCGCAGGACATTCTGAACAGCAAATACCAGGTTTTTCAGCTTTACACCAACGCTTCCGACCGGGTAACGGCGCAGGGCGCGACGCTCGGACTGACCTATTTTGTGCCGGGCGGCTACACCATCGGCGGAAACGGCACCTGGTCGGCTTTCGATCTGAAAGGGGCCAATCCAAACAACATTCCGGCGTTCAACACACCCCGTTACAAAACCAATGTGACGGTGGGCAACCGCAATCTGGGCAGAAACCTCGGTTTCAACGTAGCCTGGCACTGGCAGGATTCGTTCGACTGGGTGGGGTCGTTCAACGACCTGCGCCCGGGCCGGATTCAGGCGTATCACCTGCTCGACGCCCAGGTAACCTACCGGCTACCGGCCCTGAAAACCGCCCTGAAAGTGGGAGCCAGCAACCTGACCAACCGCTACGTGGTACAGGCGTATGGTTCGCCGGCCGTGGGTGGTTTGTACTACGTTTCGTTGACGTTTGATCAAAACATGCGCTGA
- a CDS encoding TonB-dependent receptor family protein — protein MPYSKYKYSAMACSALILTGALTGLAQSKAQKPTADTLRSRTLEEVNVTGVRQGYIQSLPDVQGTFLLGGKRSEVVRLGEIDANIAEKNARQVFARLPGLFVYDMDGTGNQMNVATRGLDPHRSWEYNIRQNGILTNSDMYGYPASHYSAPMESIERVELVRGTASLQYGAQFGGMLNYVTKTADTTRRFGFETVNSVGSYGLRSTYNAIGGRVGKLTYYGYYYRRHSDGYRQNAMSNSQAQFVSLQYQASNRLRLSAELGRSEYVYRIPGPLTEEMFAQNPRQATRNRNYFNPDIWVPSLRLDWQITDRTRLMGLASAVLGARNSVMFDALANVPDTLIRATGQLRNRQVDIDRFNSYTSELRVLHTYAIGSVTATGVVGVQVMNNDLNRRQLGRGTTGSDFDLSLVAPFGRDLHMYTNNVAFFAESQFHLTPKLTVSPGVRVENGQTRVRGTISYYDPLNLPNNIDHRFALLGINAQYRLSPEVKFYGGWSQAYRPVIFKDIIPTSVYEQVDKNLKDATGYNAEIGMDGYWQGLHVNVSAFYLPYHNRLGSLVLTNPDGQNYVFRTNVGDSKTKGVEALVEAQFVKTNAFLLTGFTSTAYVDARYTNARVSTGTDNKTINGNQVESAPRWTSRNGLTARYRTLSLTAQFSYVSKTFSDALNTAVALPNGSKGPVPAYGIWDLNATWRMSRRFNLRGSVNNLLDKSYFTKRPTFYPGPGIWPSDGRTGVLTLGIKL, from the coding sequence ATGCCATATTCGAAATACAAATACAGTGCAATGGCGTGTAGTGCGTTGATCCTGACCGGAGCACTTACCGGGCTGGCTCAATCAAAAGCCCAGAAGCCGACTGCCGACACCCTGCGCAGCCGTACGCTGGAGGAGGTGAACGTGACAGGTGTGCGCCAGGGGTATATCCAGTCGTTGCCCGACGTGCAGGGCACGTTTCTGCTGGGCGGTAAGCGGAGTGAAGTGGTCCGGCTGGGGGAGATTGACGCCAACATCGCCGAGAAAAACGCCCGGCAGGTGTTTGCCCGGCTGCCGGGTCTGTTTGTCTACGATATGGACGGCACCGGCAACCAGATGAACGTGGCCACGCGCGGCCTGGACCCGCACCGGTCGTGGGAATACAACATCCGCCAGAATGGAATCCTAACCAATTCGGATATGTATGGCTACCCGGCCAGCCACTATTCGGCCCCGATGGAAAGCATCGAACGGGTTGAGCTGGTGCGCGGAACGGCTTCTTTGCAATACGGTGCGCAGTTCGGCGGAATGCTCAATTACGTCACCAAAACCGCGGATACCACCCGTCGGTTTGGCTTCGAAACAGTCAATTCGGTGGGGTCCTACGGCTTACGGAGTACCTACAACGCCATCGGCGGACGGGTTGGCAAGCTGACGTATTACGGGTACTACTACCGGCGGCACTCCGACGGTTACCGTCAGAACGCGATGTCGAACTCGCAGGCGCAGTTTGTCAGCTTGCAGTACCAGGCTTCGAATCGGTTGCGGCTGAGCGCCGAACTGGGCCGGTCGGAGTATGTTTACCGGATTCCGGGACCACTCACGGAAGAAATGTTTGCTCAAAATCCGCGGCAGGCTACCCGCAACCGGAATTATTTCAATCCCGACATCTGGGTGCCGTCGCTGCGGCTCGATTGGCAGATCACCGACCGGACGCGCCTGATGGGACTGGCATCGGCGGTTCTGGGCGCGCGCAACAGTGTGATGTTTGATGCGCTGGCAAATGTGCCGGATACGCTGATTCGGGCAACCGGGCAGCTCCGCAACCGCCAGGTCGACATCGACCGTTTCAACAGTTATACCTCTGAACTGCGCGTGCTGCACACGTACGCCATCGGAAGCGTGACGGCCACGGGCGTAGTCGGCGTTCAGGTGATGAACAACGACCTGAACCGGCGGCAGTTGGGGCGGGGAACAACCGGTTCCGACTTTGATCTGTCGCTGGTGGCACCGTTCGGCCGCGATTTGCACATGTACACCAACAACGTCGCTTTCTTTGCCGAGAGTCAGTTTCACCTGACGCCGAAGCTGACGGTTTCGCCCGGTGTTCGGGTGGAGAACGGGCAGACCCGGGTGCGCGGAACCATCAGCTACTACGATCCGCTGAATTTGCCCAACAACATCGACCACCGGTTTGCGCTGCTTGGCATCAACGCGCAGTACCGCCTGAGTCCGGAAGTGAAATTCTACGGCGGCTGGTCGCAGGCGTATCGGCCGGTGATTTTCAAGGACATCATTCCGACATCGGTCTATGAACAAGTGGATAAAAACCTGAAGGATGCAACCGGATACAACGCCGAAATTGGCATGGACGGCTATTGGCAGGGGCTTCACGTAAACGTCAGTGCTTTTTACCTGCCGTACCACAACCGGCTGGGAAGTCTGGTATTAACCAACCCGGACGGACAGAATTACGTGTTTCGTACCAACGTCGGGGACAGCAAAACGAAAGGGGTAGAAGCGTTGGTGGAAGCGCAGTTTGTGAAGACGAACGCGTTTTTGTTGACCGGTTTTACCTCAACGGCCTACGTGGACGCCCGGTATACGAACGCCCGCGTCTCGACCGGAACGGACAACAAAACCATCAACGGCAACCAGGTGGAATCGGCTCCGCGCTGGACCAGCCGCAACGGGTTGACGGCCCGCTACCGGACACTGAGCCTGACCGCGCAGTTCAGCTACGTCAGCAAAACCTTCTCCGACGCCCTGAATACTGCGGTCGCCCTGCCGAATGGCTCAAAAGGTCCGGTTCCGGCCTACGGCATCTGGGATTTGAACGCAACCTGGCGCATGAGCCGCCGGTTTAACCTGCGAGGCAGCGTGAATAACCTGCTGGACAAGTCCTATTTCACCAAACGCCCGACCTTCTATCCGGGGCCGGGCATCTGGCCGTCCGACGGCCGGACGGGGGTACTGACCCTTGGAATCAAACTGTAA
- a CDS encoding c-type cytochrome translates to MNRFSFLLMAVLSVAFSCCVHPKAYSPATGRIRTVSLPTSTAHLERGRYLANHVAVCMDCHSKRDYNRLAGPVIAGTVGGGGAEFGKNYGLPGTYYAKNITPFALKSWSDTELLLAITAGVSRNGKSLFPLMPYANYGKMDENDALAILAYLRTLEPVENAVPESKPTGPLKLAMKMMPHKARFQPVPKAENGAEYGRYLVTMAGCADCHTKRAMGGLVKKAAFAGGTEITMAGGTLRSANITPDVETGIGAWTKEAFIRRFKTFDPATFNAPEVRNGYNTVMPWSMYAGMSEQDLGAIYEYLKTVRPVRNRVEVFVSNKR, encoded by the coding sequence ATGAATCGTTTTTCGTTCCTGCTGATGGCAGTCCTCTCGGTGGCCTTTAGCTGCTGCGTGCATCCGAAAGCTTATTCGCCCGCGACGGGCCGAATTCGCACGGTTTCCCTTCCAACTTCAACGGCCCACCTGGAAAGGGGCCGCTACCTGGCCAATCACGTTGCCGTCTGCATGGATTGCCATTCTAAACGCGATTATAACCGGCTGGCCGGACCGGTAATAGCCGGAACGGTCGGCGGTGGGGGCGCGGAGTTCGGTAAAAACTACGGTTTGCCCGGTACGTATTACGCCAAAAACATCACCCCGTTTGCCCTCAAAAGCTGGAGCGACACCGAACTGCTGCTGGCGATTACAGCGGGTGTTTCCAGAAACGGCAAATCGCTGTTTCCGCTGATGCCCTACGCGAACTACGGAAAGATGGACGAGAACGATGCCCTGGCGATTTTGGCATACCTGCGCACGCTCGAACCGGTGGAAAATGCTGTTCCCGAATCCAAACCAACAGGACCGCTGAAACTGGCGATGAAGATGATGCCGCACAAAGCCCGTTTTCAGCCGGTGCCGAAGGCGGAAAACGGCGCTGAATACGGCCGGTATCTGGTTACGATGGCCGGCTGCGCCGATTGCCACACGAAACGGGCGATGGGCGGGCTGGTCAAAAAAGCTGCGTTTGCCGGAGGAACGGAAATCACGATGGCGGGCGGCACCCTGCGGTCGGCCAACATTACACCGGATGTCGAAACCGGCATTGGCGCCTGGACGAAAGAGGCTTTTATCCGTCGCTTCAAAACCTTCGATCCGGCGACCTTTAACGCGCCGGAAGTCCGCAATGGGTATAATACCGTCATGCCGTGGTCGATGTACGCCGGAATGTCGGAGCAGGATCTGGGGGCAATTTATGAGTACCTGAAAACCGTCAGACCGGTGCGCAACCGAGTGGAGGTGTTTGTGAGCAATAAAAGATAA
- the recR gene encoding recombination mediator RecR: MEFPSKLIEDAVNEVSKLPGIGKKTALRLVLHLLKRDEEQTQSLAESLVAMRSKVKHCRKCHNLSDNDLCSICASHKRDRSLICVVEDTRDVLAIENTAQYKGMYHVLGGIISPVEGVGPSDLHIESLVDRLRDPDGDAIKEVILALSPTMEGDTTAFYLQKKLKTFPVKISTIARGVPIGGDLEYADEVTLGRSILSRISYE; the protein is encoded by the coding sequence ATGGAGTTTCCTTCCAAATTGATAGAAGACGCCGTTAACGAAGTATCCAAACTGCCGGGTATCGGTAAAAAAACCGCACTCCGGCTGGTGCTGCATTTGTTGAAGCGGGATGAAGAACAAACCCAGAGCCTGGCCGAATCGCTGGTGGCCATGCGGTCGAAGGTAAAACACTGCCGCAAGTGCCATAACCTGTCGGACAACGACCTGTGCAGCATCTGCGCCAGCCACAAACGCGACCGTTCGCTCATTTGTGTCGTCGAGGACACGCGTGACGTGCTCGCTATTGAGAATACGGCGCAATACAAAGGCATGTACCACGTGCTGGGCGGCATCATTTCGCCCGTGGAAGGCGTCGGCCCCAGCGACCTGCACATCGAGTCGCTGGTTGATCGGCTCCGCGATCCGGACGGGGATGCAATCAAGGAAGTTATTCTGGCCCTGAGCCCAACGATGGAGGGCGATACAACGGCTTTTTACCTTCAGAAAAAGCTTAAAACGTTTCCCGTTAAGATTTCGACCATCGCCCGGGGCGTCCCGATTGGCGGTGATCTCGAATACGCCGACGAGGTAACGCTGGGCCGGAGTATCCTCAGCCGGATTTCCTACGAGTAA